CCATGGTAAGATCCTTGGAGCCAGTCCGAAAGTTTTCATCATTCTTTCTAGACCGATCTGAGAATGATATTCATCCTCAGATTCCTCTTGCTCTTGCAGAGATTCTTGTTTAGGGGTAGTTTCGCAGCCATGGCCTCCTGAACAACCGTCGTGATCCACCAGGCTAGCTCTTTGGGGGCAATAGTGATGGTTTGCTGAAGGTTGTTTGGGGGCGTATTATCCCGGTGATCGTTGAGTCAGTGGTATCCCTTACAGAGTGATTCATTTGTGATGAATTTTGAGTGGAAACCATATCCACGTCTATAGATCGGTTTCTCACAGACGGAGCCAATGATGCTTCTAGGGGAAATTGGGTGAGTTGGGTTGGAAATTTCTCGGACAGAGATGTATTATTTTCTTGTATGTGCTGGTGACCGGACAAGATGAACCCAAGCTGGATAGCCTGTCTACATGAGAACAATAAATGTTAGTGGGAAACCGTAAGGGTTTCTGGCGTAGCTACTCTGACACTCAGGTCAATCAAGTATGAATTGGTGAGAATGAAAGTGAACTCCCTGATTTTACATCTGCTAAGGGTATTTATAAAGTAACAGAGTCGGTGATCACTCTGTTATGCTCGGGTAATGGCCACGATATGAGTATGTGGCCCATGTCTTGGCTTCAACATGATATGAGAAAGTGGAGGAGAACAGGCAACTTGATTATCGGTGGACATGGTCAACGATCAATTGACTTGGTCTTTTTGTGTTGCCCGGTTGATTTTATGGGCCCGAGCTTGTATAAGTTGGTAGTTGTCTGGCAAGCTTACCGGGTTAGTGCGTATCTAAGATGGTTTAAAAACATGGTGCTCTTTCTTTGTCCGGACTGACTTCCACCGGGTCAGCTCTTGGCTTCTCGGGACTAGCTCTGGAATCCCAGTCTTTCTTCTCCTGGTCAAGTCCAAAGATGACTCAGGCCCTTTCCGAGACATCGCCAATAATGTTCGTTCCAATGATCCGGAAGCCTACATCCCATGTATTACACAAGAATATGGTTTTCGACGATGGAGTTGGAACTTCAAATGTTATTCGGGATGGAGATGGGCATCCAAATAATTGGGATCCATATACGACGAATCAGGTGGCCGAACATATTATCCATGGCCAAGCGATGGACTTAGATGGGAGTTTGACACAAGAGGTTGTTTATATAATGACTACTAtaaaatattcacaataaaattacaacaatatttaaaaaaaaagcacAACATGAAATTTcgaagagtatgtctcttgtgagacggtctcacgaaccattatctgtaagacgggtcaaccataccgatgttcacaataaaaaataatactcttagcataaaaagtaatacttttttcatggatgacctaaataagatatatgtctcacaaaatacaacccgtgagaccgtctcacacaagtttttgtcaatttcgaATATCTAAAAATACTATTAATGATAAGCATTAATCGTCATCTCAGACAATATTACGTACAAATTATGAATAATATAATAACAAGCATAAAATAATCATGATAAAttctataataataataatgactCACTAATTCACCTAGAATCAAGATGAAAGAGTTCTAGGCtatttgttcaaaattttaatacctacaaattttttaaaaaaaaaattactaacAAGAAAAAAAAGTGAAAGAAATGAGACAATTCATGTGCGTTGATGAGagaaaagaaaatacttttaaaaagattaaaaacaGAGAAAGAAAACGAGAAATGGAGGAGAAAATGGAGTCGAATGGCTCATGtagaaaatgaaaatgaagaataaggaggaaaaagtattaatttataaaaaaaattaaatatacaaaataattttattcgattttctcaatatatatatgcataatATAATAATGTTAAATCGATAATATAAATTttggataaataatattttctaaaaatttttaaaaaaaacttaaaatttatATGTGACATAAATTAAATagtaaaaataatttgattttttttaaaactcaaatatcatgaaattgtatgtgtttagcccaaatcagttaaacaaGGACCCAACTTTGCTGGGAGCAATTTAATTAGCCAAAATCCATGAAGCCCAAGCCACAACCCAATAGATGAAGCCCAAAGAAAGTTGCAGTTGGCCCAGTAAAGGAACGTTGCTGCCAGTTACGGCCATTACCCAAGGTGGAAGATCGTGGGATGATCGTGGAAAGGAGCAACTGATGGGCAGAGTGTGTCAAAAGAGAAGGGAAGGGAATCAGAAAAAGCCTCGACAAATCAACACAACAAATCTACAGCAAAGCTCTGCAGAATTCCTCTCAATAGTTCATCTTTTTCcaatttccagtattttagtTCATTGAGATTTTTACATATTCCTTCAACTTTCTTGTGATAATGTCGTTCAAATTCATAACAATGTAATTAAATTTGATGTTGTTCATGGATTTCTCCTGTAAATTTGTCTTATTCCTCATTTTGTGTTTGCATTTTTGAGCCATTTCGAAGGAGTTAGAACTTACGACCGAATCGAGACTCACAACGCTTGGTAAACAAAGTCGGATCATTCAAATTTGGCACGAACACGTGCCTGGCACGCCCGCAAATTTTCGTTACAAACAAGTTGGCACGCCCGGTGGGACCAAATGCCTCCAAAGCATACTGAGAAGAATGAAGGAATTTCTCCATCACAAGGGAAAGATCATCGTTCACAGAAGGAAGAGACCGATGTTGATGGAAGATCAGTGGAACGACTGGTACACAAGTTCGAAGAAGAGGCTGTGAAGGAAGGAATTTCATTTTCCGGTGGTGAGGGACTTCCAGCAACTATTATGTTGCCCATGGAGAAAAATATCCGTGAGGATCTCAACGAAATGACCAAAGTCTTTATTGCTGTTATGATGGAAGTTATGGCAGAAATAAGGGAATGGAGGAAGTCTTTGAAGGAAGAGAATAAGTCACCAAAAGATGATAAACCTAAGGAAACTGGAACTAAATTGTCTGAAGACCAACGCCAGGGATCGAGGAATCCTCAAGCAGGTGAAAATCACCTGCTTGGAGGAATCACTGACTCTCGGGTTTGTTGGGAAAGGAAGGTATACTCCTCCACACAGGAGGGAATATGAGTTGGATCCTAAACGGCAAAGTTACAGTAACGGTAAACAAGTAGCAGGGAATATGTTCGCTGTCACTTCTCCTAGCAAGCATCCAGAGATGTATGGTGATGGGGGAATGCATGGGTGTTTAGTTCCAGGTTCGGGGAATAACACTCGGGGGGCAAATTATTCCCCGCACCCATTGCGAAAAACTCCAGTCTTGGACTCCGAGACTGTACATGATGTtattcaagagttgtatggcCCGGGAGTGAGGCCATTCAACCGACCAGAGTTTCATAAGCCATACCCCGATGTTGTTGATCGTGAAAATCCTTACCCACGAGGATATCACATTTCAGACTTTACTTTATACTCGGGGGGGAAGACCATCAATCTAACGTGGAACATGTGGCGAGATTTACAATACAGTGTGGGGAACTAGCAAATTTGGATAATTTTTCCAACTACAAGTTACGTTTATTTCCCAATTCATTGACTAGTACTGTTTTTATTTGGTATGCCACACTGCCTCGGAAAATGATGTTTGAGGTAACGGAGAACAAGACAGAAACTTTTCATGGAAAAGGCCGTTGTCACAGTGGAGATGATATGTATTATAGTGGGAGGAATATGAGGTACAGTAAGGGATCCATGGCCAAAAGGCCGGAGAACCAGCATCTCGGAAAGGTTTCATTTCATGGGTCAATGAATGGCGAGGGAAGGAGTGACCGACAGTCATTCCAGAAGCTAATACAAAGGCCACCACCTCTAGACACCGATAATAGGTATGAAAGAAAATCTCGTTTTGTTATTCCTCCCAGAGCAATCCCCAATGGTGTATGGAAACGGGTGGAGCATCCAAAGTTCCCAAAACCGCTTTCTCGGACCCAAAAACGACGTTTGTTGAGAGAAAAAGCTGTTGAGCGCAGATCTAAGGTGGATGAATCattcaaagaaaagaaaatatttgaggaGGAATATGGAGGTAGCAAGGAAGAAGAGTTACAAATGGAGGATTTAATCTTAGCTCCGGCTCAGATGAAAGATCGACAGCCGGAGACAGATGTTTTATAAAGATGGAATAGATGAGAAGTATTGTACAAAGTAGGCTGGATAGCCACTTTGGCTAATTTTGAGATATTGACTCGTAGAAAGTTTCTGTAATATGCGAGGAATAGGCTTTTAAGCCATTCCCCGCTGAACTTGTTTGCAAATAGTGATGGACCATCtgtgaataaataaaaagaaaatttgctCATGGAATCCTTTGCAGCTGATGTGATTTTAATAGAATAATGTGTTGTCTTGATAGCCGAATTGATGACGTATAGAGCACGTTTATTACATATTTCGATACTTTGATGGTGTTTGGAAAGTATGGGTGATAATGAGCAATGGTGATAACATGTTGTGATAATATTGAAGAAAACAGGCTATTTAGCCGTTgttcttaatttattttacagAAATCCGGGCAGAGTTTCCCCTGTAAACGTGACATCCCAGAAATACAAATACATGAAAACAAATCCCAAGCAGCATGTATAAGGTAAACAACATGTTTCCAACAACAAAATTTGGCTTTCAAGCTACTTTTCCAACTCTACACATCATAAAAGACACTTGCCAAACAATGGTAAACAAGTGCAAAAAAGATATTCATCAAAGCTTGGCAATTTTCTTTTGGATTGGCCGGCGGCACTACCATGAGGATTTTTCATCTCCATTGATCTTTAAGAAATCCAAAAAATGGGATCTCATCCTCAGTGAATTTGGTGGAGCATCGCAATTCCTTGTGCTGGTGCATTTCTTGTAATTACATGGAAGATTATATAAGTTGCACAAGCTATAGACCAAGCTCTGAATATGCACAACAAGGAAGTTGCTCTGTTGAGGTGCAAGCAATGAGCTCGAGTGACATAATTAATGATGGTccggagaaattgttggaagcTTCTGAAATAGTGGAAAAGTCCCAAGAGGAAGAATGTGCAAATTACGAAATGCCGATTTCAAGAAACATGTTGGAAAATATTGAAGACGTTGACGGTGGTGCTCTCTGAGATATTTTTAGAAGGCAAGATGTCTCAAAATTGGAGGAATATGTGAGGAAGCACTACAAGGAGTTCAGACACATCTATGGGAATCCCTTGCCACAAGTGTTGCAAGGTGTTGCTCATCAAAAAACTCATTCAAATATAGACACAAACACCTTGAGAGCAGCATGAAATGTGGCAAATTCTACTGTGTTTTTGTGATAGAGGATTGAGAAAAATGGTGAAATATACCTATCTTGAGAAGGTGTGGCTTGATGTAAAGAAGTTTGATGATGACAATTTTCAGAAACTTGGATGTCATCACAAAGACGATGTATTCGGTAGTGATATGGGACATGGGATCTCCATGATGGGATCTCCATGAGTGGTTGAGTAGTTGTCTCAAAGTGAAGGAAGATTGGTTGTGAAAGGCAGTGAAAATGGGAAGATTTTGGGGGAAGAAGGCAAGGAATAAGTTTATAAGGAGGAAAACCATActgctacattttcttttttctccTCATTTGTCTCCTCATCATATATGTTGTGTTAGCATTTGAGCCCAACTTATAAATGGGCCAATACATTAGAATTATTACACACATAGCCAAATTGGCCCATGGGCCAAATTGGCTACGGGGGGCAATTATTTAGCCCAAATCAATTAAACAAGGACCCAACTTGGCTGGGAGCAATTTAATTAGCCAAAATCCATGAAGCCCAAGCCACAACCCAATAGATGAAGCCCAAGGAAAGTTGCAGTTGGCCTAGTAAAGGAACGTTGCTGCCAGTTACGGCCATTACCCAAGGTGGAAGATCGTGGAAAGGAGCAACTGATGGGCAGAGTGTGTCAAAAGAGAAGGGAAGGGAATCAGAAAAAGCCCCGACAAAAACAACACAAACATCCAACAAAGCTACAACAAAAGCTTCTTTACTTCTCTCAATATTTTATCTGCATATTTTCCAATTTCTAGCATCCTAGTTTCTTTAGATTTTGGCATATTCCTCCAACTTTCTTGTAAAAAATGTCGTTTATGTTCATAACAACGTAATTAAATTTGATATTGTTCATGGATTTTCTcttcaatttcattatattcCTCAGTTTATATTTTTCGCTTTGAAGCCACACCGAGGGAATAAGAACTAACGGTCGAATCGGGACTCGCAATGCTTGACAAAGAAGTCAGATCATTTCACAACTTTGGCACAAACACGTGCCTGGCACGCCCCGCAATTTTCGTGAGAAACAGTATGAAatcttaataattttttaaagataTCACTAAATTAAAGGAAGAGTTTTGATATACTACATAACTACGAGACACTTATGTGAACATCGATAAAGTGACACTCACATGTTCGATGTGataaaacaaagaaaaattgtAAATCTAATAAGTATTTTCACTTCAACAATGCTTACATAAGTGTGCACAATTGAATATCAAAACTGGTTAAATAAAATGCTATGAAATCTCGtcaaatatcaaattttattttgaaatctcATCTTCACAAACACTAAAATGATGGTACAATTTCAGATTTCTTCCAATTCCATGCCGCAAAACATTGTTAAGCCAAGGATTCAGGGTTCATAAagctttattaaattttttaaaattattttttgttatatttatttttaaaattttataataccATTTAAAAAACCCAACAAGAAAGTCCTCGTTTATTTCAAGGAACAAGGTGACAAACGATAAATTGCGTGTCTGCTTTTTCCTCAGCGAAATTGCATAATTCgaataatatttattgaaaGAAACTTCCGAATTGCGTATTGATCGTATCGCTCTGATTGGTAGAAGCGGAAGGAGTGAAATAGATGGAGGTGAAGGGGAAAAGATTTGAAGGGAAGGTGGCCATAGTCACTGCTTCCACTCAAGGCATCGGTTTCAGCATCGCTGAGCGCCTCGGCTTGGAGGGCGCCGCCGTTGTTATCTCTTCCCGCCGACAAGTATGTCTCTTTCACGCTGACGCACGCCGTCCCCTCAATTATCCATTTCTTTTTTCGtatctctgttttttttttcttgaattttgtTTGTTGAACTATGTTAAGATTAATATTCAAGTTCTAAAAGTTTAATCTTTCATGGGTTTCTAAGATCTTGTTTTTTTACTTTTCTGTTTACACCGTCGTGATCTTTGATGAGCTTTGCAAAAGTAATTTTGTAGAAAAATGTGGATGAAGCAGTAGAAAAGCTAAAGGGTAAAGGGATTGAAACTCTGGGGCTAGCGTGCCATGTCTCAAATGCACAACAAAGAAAAGATCTAATAGAAAAGACAATTCAGGTAATATTATTGGCCAATTTGGTTTTTTATTCATGTTCTGTGTTTTTATAGCGATCGATTGTTTACGGCCTCCATCCTTCAAACTAGTGGGTTGGCTATTTGATCACTGGTTTCTGGTGCTTGGATAAAAtaaatgatgaaatatttaATAGAAAATCCTGTGATGTGAAGAGGAATGGGCTTCTATTATAAGTTTCTATCACTTAAATAATGTGAATATAGTGTTTATCGTCAGTTAGAGCAGTAagttgaatattttaaaatcccTCCTAGTGAatggtatatttttatttttgtatggTGACAAGGTCAACCGTCAACTGATATTCCTGATAGTTCCATCACGATAATTTGTGACCTTATATTGCAGAGAAGAAAAGATAGAACCAGATCAAATGTAGAATTTCGGTTATCTCCTCGCAGAAAAGATAGAACCAGATCAAATGTAGAATTTCGGTTATCTCCTCGCGCACGAATGAGAAACATAGTGCAAATACAACTTAAATAGGTATAGAGATATCCATGACCTGTAATCTACAACCCAACATTTAACTTAGAGATATTCATTACCTGTAATCTACACCACAACATTTATCTATTCTCTAACAAGTATAGGTTTGTGCTTGTCTCTTGTACCACCCAGCACGTCTTTGATGGTAAACAAGCCCATGTCGAACCAAAAATATCAGTTCCAACTAGAATAGATACTAGGTCCCACGCCCATGGGGATAGTATAGCTTGCATTTTCTTGATCTATGGCCTTCTTCCTTTATATGTGAGGTATTACTTCTTGACAAGACCTAGGACTAAAAACGGTAGCCAATAAAGAGCAAACAGGTGGGGAATTGTCTAAGCTTGAACATAAGCTCCAAAATCAGATAAAGGATGAGCAGTTTTGTCCTCCCTACCTTACGTATAGTAGTAGATATATCAAAACCAAAGGGATGCTGCTAATAGTTGTATTTACGTTCGGTGGTTCGTTGTTGGTCGGGGCCATGATTAGCACCCTGCATTCATTCTATCAACCATATATTTACAATGGTTTGTGCATCTAGACAGAGATAGACGCATCTTTGGATGGACAAAGAAAGATTTGATTCATTAATCATGTAAGTTGTAAGAGTGAAAAAAGTTGTCTGACTAGAATAGAAACATTAAAGAGACTTGTCACTTGTCAGTATAAACACAAGTATTCGATTTATAAAAAAAGATGAACACAAAATTGGATCATCTTAGAGGTATTTTGCAAACATATGATACACAGGTTCAAACAGCATTGAGAGAGGCCGATGTTTTTAGGCACACCATTCCTTTTTTAGACGTGTGAACACATGTAAACCATTAGAGAAGTTACATGGGGAGTCATCACTTTTCATGCACCCGAGaacatttttcatgcaaaaagtGTGATATTTTTTGGCAGTTTAACcaaaataattgatatttttCCAAATATCCAAATCACTGAGATAAACCAAAATAACCTTTATTTTTCTGGAGAAACCGAATTAGCCTTTGTCCTTTTAATATTAAACTAACCAATTTTTTAGAAATTACACTGTCTTGAGGGATGTGTTGTAATGTCCAGGAAAGAGAGAAAAACGTACAATGAAAAACTGCAATATGCACCTCTGCTCCTGGCACCAGTGCTTAAGTTTATAGATAGAAAGCTTGTCTAATTGAAATCGAAAATGGTATGCTTTCCCAACACTAATGGAATAGATGATAAATCCAATAATATTTTACTTACATTTAACAAGATCTAAATTCATCTTTAATTTGAATTTGGATTCCATTTTCATAGGGCATAGATGAATACGACTAATGACCTTTACATAATAAGCTTTCTCTAAACATACATTGCAAGATGTAGATGATATGCCATAAAATTGGAAGTTATAGGAATATAGTACCACCGATGATGTTTTGATTTCTAGACAGTGTAACTTTAACCAATAATTTCTTAGCAGTCGAGATTGTACTTTTCTTAGGTGAATTGCAACATTAGTTCTCATTATGTATGCAATTTCCGGTGTGGTTTTATTGATATCTTTGTTTCCCATACTAGAATAATCGTCTACCTGGGAACTTGATACCTACGTGCTTTTGGACTATAACATTATTAAGGCCTTTATCATTGTACGATGCTTAGGTATACAGATTAATTGCGTCAAATTCAGAATAAATATAATAACCATCAATGGAATACAGGATCTTCCACGAAAGAAATTTAACTAGACCAACAGTTTTGCTTGATAACAGATTTGTTCATTATCTTTCACTATTCCTTTGTCATATGCTGATGAGTAGGTTAAGGATGGCAATTATGACGTTATGAAGGTTGAATACGGTGCTGCAAACAGATTATCTTTTTCACTTTCCTTCATATGATATCCTAGTCTTTAATTTTCTCTTGAAACCTTATGTTAAAACTCTGAATTTAATCCTcttgattttttaatttttttttaaaattactcTGCTTGCAGAAATATGGTAAAATAGATGTAATCGTATCCAATGCTGCTGCCAATCCTTCTGTCGATGGAATCTTGGAAACTGAAGAGTCGGTTCTTGATAAACTATGGGAAATCAATGTGAAAGCTACTATACTTCTTCTGCAAGTATGTCAGTTTGAATGATGGTATATCAGTATATGTGACACCACTGGCGTATAAAACAATAGTTTGAACAAATTATATGCCAGCCTAGGAATAATGTGCCCAATTGGATATCAAATTTTCGATGAAAATTgaaataattgaatttttttaaattgtgctTAGATGGGCAACTCTAGCATCCAACGGTCTCGTGGCTCATTGGCCAAGACAGTTTGAATAACGACCTAGATGACCTTATGCAaggcataatttttttttcgaaatttctCCTCTGAATAAGGCATAATTTCCTTTTTCGAAATTTCTCCACATGGTCCTGATATCATTGCAACTTTATGTTAGTGATCTTGTAATTTTCATCGTAATAGGACGCAGCTCTTCACTTGAAGAAAGGCTCTTCGATCGTATTCATTTCTTCTATAGTCGCTTTTCAACCACCTCTAGGATTGTCTATGTACGGTGTGACCAAAACGGCTCTTCTCGGGCTTACGAAGGTACTCATAATTTGGTTCATCTGTCCTTACAGTACTTTCTTTACTTGAGATCTTAACTTGAGATCTTAACTTGAGATCTTATTCTACGAGTCTTCTTTTTAGGCACTTGCAGCTGAGATGGCCCCAAATACTCGTGTCAACTGTGTGGCGCCTGGTTTTGTCCCAACTCGATTTGCAGATTTTCTCACATCCGATGAGAGCAAGGTAgcctgaaaaataaatattcaataCCAACCATTTTATTAAATGTCCTTTTGGCAATTTCCATTACTTCCTTGTACTAATACtggtttttatttagagaaaGGATCTCGAGGAGAGAACGCTACTCGGTAGACTCGGAACTACACAAGACATGGCTGCAGCAGTTGCTTATTTGGCTTCTGATGATGCTTCGTACATCACTGGTGAAACGTTGGTGGTTGCTGGAGGAGTGCCTTCCAGGCTCTGATTTCTCCTTGTTGTATGTTGTTTTCCTCTAGCTTGTCTTTCCcgttttggttttatttttcaaatttttttcggTAATCTCATCATTCAAGAATTGATAACCTATTTATACATTCAATAAAGGTGCTTTGGAGCTAATGTCATCAAAAGTTAGACAACCTCGTTACTCTTTTTGGTGGTTTTTCTTTCCTGTCGTGCATATGGAGAAACTAGTGTACCTTTAATGAGACtggatgaaaaatatattttactagtTTGTGTTCTGTTTTGTTTTATACGCATCATCTTTCTTTATAAATAGCTAAATAAATGGAATGCAATTGTGTATGAGTTTTAAAGTGAAAATTGGCCCCTCGTCCCCTCGAAGTTGGTGGGACACCTACGATCATTATGTACTCCGAGAAATCGGACCGGTTTTCCCCATTCACCATGTTTCACGGGCGGTTGCAGTATCGAGTCATCTCCATTAGTCGAGCAATTACAGAGTTGGAGTCCGATCGAACACAATATCGTGTAAATGACAAAAGCATAAAGTACAAGAAAGATGAAAGCAAATAACCCAATGTGAAATACATATTCAGACCAGAGCTCTTGTCAGTTAGTGGATTTGGGACCAGCTTTCGACAATATAACAGAATGCAACCCAACATAAACAAATAGAATGTCCTTTTTAAGCCAAAAAGTAGTTATTTCTCGAAAAAATTGGTTTGAAGTTTGTACACCAATTTAAAACTGAAGCTGCTACTTGTCAAGATGAAGTTTCAGAACCATCAATATTTATACGGAAAAAGCCCTCAAATTCAAGTGAAATCCACCAGCAAAATATCTTTATACTCTTCCCATCATTATGTATTATACAAGAAAAACTAGACCAAGGAATTACAACTTAAGCATTCAGAGATGCTCACTTATTTAGATACTAATGTTCCAAAGACTGCATTGTCACTAAATCTTAGGTAGACCACCATGCGAAGGCATCATCCCATTTTCCAAGAATCTGGGTGATGCTGAACACCTTCATATTCTGCTCAAATCAAGTTGCCCAAGCATACATATTTTATCTGTGCCAGAAGATATGAGCCTGAATCAGTTGCTCGCACTTGAGCTAAATAATTGATAACTCGCTTCTTTGACAGCTCAACCTTTTGGAATGGGAGAAATTAACTACCAAAATGAAATCAGACAGCCACAAACTCTAAGTATTATAAAAGATTCGACATGACAATGCTACATTCAACGCTCTTCCAATTAATCATACAGACAACACTTCTTCTGTTGTATAAACATCTACTATTCTATCACTATGtaggaattttttttaagagCGAGTTAACACCATCAAAAGTGTCACgtctcaagaagcagaccagTGCAAGCAAGACTATACAATGAGCTCTAGCCATTACTGTTTACCATCCTCGCTTTATAAAAATGGTTATCTCAAACACTGCTCACAAACAGACATGGGACTGAGAGTACTAGAAAATCTGCTATAAGGATTTTCATGGATTCACGTGCATCCCAAATCCTAATATCTAGTTGGATTTGGGCACTTTGTTTATGATAAATTTGAAGATCGGAATTTTCGACCAACTTGGAAAAGAATTTGATGTGGAAATAAAGACAAAAATGATATGGCTGTTATAAATGGTTCCCAATTGTACACACGAAAAGGGAAAAActgaaaaaaaatcatattgagAAATTCAGATATTCACAAACTTCTGGTGTATAAAGCCAGACATCCTGAATATAAATACCTCAAGATATTCTTCCATCCCATATTTTGATCCTTCGCGGCCAAGACCTGATTGTTTCATGCCTCCATGTGGAGTCACCTATATGAATCGAAGACGACGAATAACTATGAAGAACTTCAATTTATTATCTCTATCTGATCGAAAAGCAGATAAGGTTCACCTCAGTTGAGACTAGTCCTTCATTAACTCCAACAATACCATATTCAAGAGCTTCAGCAACACGCCAAGAACGTTGAACATTTGTCGTAAAGATATATGAAGCCAAACCTACAAACAAATTGCTAATGTCACATAATCACAAGAGATATGATGTCTTCTCTAGTTGAACTCAGATTTCAGAATATTTGAGAATTAACAACTTCAATTCTTAAGATGTGAAGGATCAATCATACAGATAGCCTTAAAGACCTCCAAGGAGGTAAAGTTTCTAATGTCCAGTCTCCAATAAGAATAGGCATCCATAATTCATATTTCATACCAGCATTGGTGTCATTGGCAATATGGATGGCTTCTTCTTCAGTCTTAAACTTCAGAAGAGGTGCAACAGGTCCAAATACTTCCTCGCTAGATTATCCACAAAATAAAATTAGCCACAAAAGGTTTCCATCAAGAATATGAAAAGCTCTATTCAAGCATTTCTACATGAAAATCTTAAGTTCAGAACTCATGTCAAAGAAAGAAACACAAACCTGATACATATAAAACCATAACTTGGAAGTCTAAATGAAAAGCGGTAAAAAACAAATCAAAGCTGAGCAGTCGCGATTCTAAGGTGTAAATGCCAACCGATTCAACACCAAACCAATATATAGACCAATTCCTCAGTCATCGGCAAACCAAGGGAATACAATGCTTTAACTATGAATTATACCAAA
The sequence above is a segment of the Primulina tabacum isolate GXHZ01 chromosome 6, ASM2559414v2, whole genome shotgun sequence genome. Coding sequences within it:
- the LOC142548994 gene encoding tropinone reductase-like 3, with translation MEVKGKRFEGKVAIVTASTQGIGFSIAERLGLEGAAVVISSRRQKNVDEAVEKLKGKGIETLGLACHVSNAQQRKDLIEKTIQKYGKIDVIVSNAAANPSVDGILETEESVLDKLWEINVKATILLLQDAALHLKKGSSIVFISSIVAFQPPLGLSMYGVTKTALLGLTKALAAEMAPNTRVNCVAPGFVPTRFADFLTSDESKRKDLEERTLLGRLGTTQDMAAAVAYLASDDASYITGETLVVAGGVPSRL